The genomic region TGGACATGAAGAATTGAGAAAATATATTGGCTCTGAAGACTCTCTCAAGATCAGCCTCAGTAATATCTTAAATGCTAGTGGTATACTGTTGTTCCCCCGCATTATTCACTAGAATATCAATCTTTCCAAACTCACTGACAACTTGATCAACAACCTTCTTGCAGTTTGCTTCGAATTGAACATCGGTAGCAATGGCAATAGGATCTTTAGCATCGGCTGCTTTCGCTTTGTCAAGAAACTGCAGGGTGTCATCCTTATCCTTATCCTCTATACCTTTCACGTATGTAAAGGCAACAGTTGCTCCCTCTATTGTAAAATAGTAGCATACTGCTCTTCCTATACCCGAGTCTCCTCCTGTCGCTAGTGCTATCTTCCCCTGCTAAGAATCACAATCTTTAAGTTGCGATTGTTGAAATTcaagtgaaaataaaaaaaatcaagaacaagagaaattaaaatttatgcgTACTTGGAGCTTGTTGGAAGGCTTGTAGTCAGGATTTATGGACTTAGGAAGTGGGTGCACGATATATTGTTTGCCTGGCAGTTGGTTTTGAGTCTCTGGTGGAAAATGTTGCTTGTTGCTTAATAGTGTAGAAGCTAGAACTTACACAATAAAATGCAAACACAGTATTTGCTAAGAGCAAAAGGATTTCACTTAGATTAAAAGGAATACTTGGCTTAAATAGCCTTTTACAATTTAAAGAAGACGTTAGGTTTTTACCTACTAAGAGTCTAACAAAACATAATCAAAGATATTATTCAGACCTGAATAATAAGtctttttattaactaaacagaaagaaaatagCAACTGCATAAAATTAGTTCAAAGGTAACTAATTTTACGGAAGAATAAGTCCATCAATCCCTTCTTTAAGCCGAATATTGTAAGTAAATCAGCTTATTTCTATTGTAGACATCATGCCCATCATCTCTCGAAGCTTGATAAACTGTTCTTTCTTCAATGGTTTTGTCATAATATCTGCAATCTGATTCTCAGTATTACAGTGCCTTAGTTTCACAGTTCCTCCATTCACCAAGTCTcttaaaaaatgaaacttcACATCTATGTGTTTACTTTTATCATGGAACACAGAGTGCTTCGATAATTGTATTGTTGAACTGTTGTTGCAGTACATTAGGCTGCCTTCTTCTCCTTTATGCCCAAGTTTTTCGAGCAACCTCATGAGCCAAATATATTGACACGCGCAAGAAGCTGCGGCAATGTACTCAGCTTCAGTGGTAGATAATGTCATCACAGGCTACTTCTTTGATGACCAAGAAACTGCTCCTCCTGCAAGAAGAAATACAAACCCAGAAATACTTTTCCTGTCATTAAGATCTCCTGCAAAGTCGTTGTCCGTGTATGCCACCAAGTCTGTGATGCTTTCACCTTTGTAAAGAATTCCCATTTCAACTGTACCATTAATGTATCTTAATATCCTCTTTGTTGCGCACCAATGCTCCTCAGTTGGAGATGACATATATCTGCTAATCAAACTCACTCCAAACATTATGTCTGGTCTAGTTGCCGCCAAGTACATCAGGCTCCCAACAACTTGTTTGAACATGGTTGAATCGATCTTGGTTCCCTTCTCATCCTTGGAAAGCCTTGTGCTTGGCACAATAGGATTTCCAACCGGTTTGCTATCAGACATGCCAAACCTTTCCAGCACTTCTCTCGCATATTTTCTTTGACACATGAATATTCCCTTCGAATTCTGTATGACTTCCACGCCAAGAAAATATCTCATCCTTCCCAAATCAGACATGTCAAATTCATGCATCATTGATATCTTAAATTCCTCACACGTGCCTTTATTATTCCTAGTATAAATCAAATCATCAACGTAAAGACTGACAATTAGGAGTTTACCTCCCTCCTTCTCTTTTGTAAAAAGAGTATGTTCAGATGCGCACCTTTTGAAGCCCTCTTTAATGAAGTAGGATTCTATGCGGCTGTACCATGCTCGTGGAGCCTGTTTCAGTTCATATAAAGCTTTGTTTAGCTTATAtaccttttcttcttctccctTTTTCTCAAAGCCAATAGGTTGTTGTACATACACCTCTTCTTCAAGTTTTCCTTGAAGGAATGCACTCTTGACATCTAACTGATATACTTCCCACTTATTTTGTGCTGCGGTTGCCAGGATAAGTCTTATTGTATCAAGACGAGCCACTGGAGCAAACACCTATATGTAGTCAATCCCATATTGTTGCGCATAGCCTTTGGCCACCAATCTTGCTTTGTGCTTCTCTATATCACCATGCTCATTAAGCTTGGTTTTGAAAACCCATTTAACTCCAATGGCTTTGACTCCTCTCGGCAAGGTTGTGAGTCTCCACGTGCCATTTTTCTCTATCGAGTCAATCTCTTTAGCCATTGCCTCTCtccatcttttttctttcacagCTTCATTGTATGTAATTGGATCTTCTgctattatcatcatcattgcTTCTTGTTCCTCCTTTGAGAGTCCTTCTCCGGTTGTGTATTCTGACATCCATCCAGAGCTTTTCGAGATCTTTCTTCTGGTGAGCTTGGTTCGCTTCCGCCTGATGAGGTTGTGGAGGAGTTTCCTTCTGTTTGTGAAGCTATGTTACTTGTATTGTTAGAGCTAAAATTTTCTTCTAACTCTAATTCTTTGTTAGTATCAGAGTTCTTATCTTCCCAGTCCAGTACATCTGATTGCACTTCTCCTTTGCTTTGTTCCCACGTCCAGCATGCATCTTCTTCAAATTTTACATCTCTGCtgattgttattttcttggtAATAGGATCAAAGAGTCTATATGCTTTGGACTCCTTGCTCACCCCAAGAAATATGTGTGCTCTGCTCGTCATCTAGCTTTCTTCTTCTCTGATCTGGAACATGTACATGAGCAAGACATCCAAATATTCAGAAGTGATTCACTTTTGGTTTGCAGCCAGTCCATGCTTCTTGTGGAGTCATATTTTCAAGAGCTGCTGTTGGACATCTATTGAGGATGTGAATTGACCAATTTGCTGCTTCAGCCCAGAATTCCTTCGGCATTTGTTTCTCAGCCAGCATTGAGCGCACCATATTCATGATCGTCCTGTTTTTTCGCTCAGCAACACCATTTTGTTGAGGGGTGTATGCTGCCGTTAGTTGTCGAGTGATTCCATGAATACTGCAAAAATCTGTGAACTCTTTCGAGTTGTACTCGCCTCCTCTATCCGTTCTCAAACATTTGATGCTTGTTTCAGCCTCCTTTTCAGCCCATGTTTTGAATCCTTTGAATACCTCCAATGCTTCTGATTTCtgattcaaaaaatatatccaaGTTTTACGTGTAAGGTCATCACTAAAACTTAGAATAAACCTCTTATTGCTGCTGGAAATTGGACTAATAGGGCCACAAATGTCTGAGTGCACAAGCTGCAGTTTGTGTGTTGCTCTCCAGAGATTTCCTTTAGGAATAGGGTCTCGGTGTTGCTTTCCGACGAGACAATGTGTGCACAGCTTTTGTGGGGTTTTCACAGTAGGCAGCCCTTCAACCATTCCTCGATACGCAAGAGTTCTGAGTCCCTTGTAGTTGAGATGTCCAAATCGTGAATGCCATAGTCGTGATTTATCATCAGTTTCAACTTGCAGACATTTAGGTAGAGCTGACATCATTTCTGCTAAGAAATAGAACATTCTATTTCCGCTCATATCTGAATGCATGATTAGTCCTCTTATAGGATGAAATACTTTGCAGGTGCCATTCTGGATTAATATGGTGAGCCCCTTCTCTTGTAACTGTCCAACacttaacaaattattcttgAGTTCAGGAATATAATAAACATTGGTGATTACCTGAACGATGCCATTTACACACAACCGCACACTTCCTTTCCCCATCACTGCAATACGACTGTCATTTCCCAATTTTACTGTCTGCTTAAAGCCCTCATTCAGGTCTATAAACCACTCTTTATTTCCACTCATGTGATTGCTGCATCTCGAGTCCAAGAACCAGATTTCTTCTCTtgttgctttcttttcttcaacaTATGCCATGAGTAGCAGCTCATCTTCATGCTCTAACTCAGCAAAGTTGGCCCTCCTTTCCCAATCTGGACATTCATAGTAGAAGTGTCCTTGTTTGTGACACTTGAAGCACTTTATTGCTGCTTTGTAAGCTGGTGATGATCTCCCCCGTCCTCGTCCTTGGTACCCTCCAAACGTGCTcctgcctcttccttttccgCTTCTCTCCTCTTGAGTCACTTTGAGCACCTGTTCTTCTTCATTGATCTTTCTTCAAAACTTCTGTTCATGGACAATGAGTGAACTTTGAACTTCATCAACTGTGAGGCAGCTTATGTCTTTTGATTCCTCTATCGAGACAACTATGTAATTAAATCTCTCAGTGAGAGTTCTCAGAATCTTCTCCACAATTTGAGTGTCTTGCATTGCCTCTCCACTGTTGCGCATGTTATTTGCCACTATCATAACTCTAGAAAAATATTCGACAATGGTTTCTCCTTCTTTCATTTCAAGGATTTCAAATTCTCTTCTGAGAGCTTGTAATTGGGCTCTTTGTACCCTCTCACTTCCTTGATATTTCCTTCTCATTGATTCCCAGAGCTGTGCAGATGTGTCTTTCTGCAGGACTGTCTTCAGAATGCTCTTATCTATGGCTGCGAATAGATAATTTTTGACTTTCAGATCCTTCAACTTCAGCTCTGCTCTTACTGTCTTCTGGGCATCGCTCTCCTTTGCATCTGCTCCCAACTCAACGTATCCTGGGTCAATGAGATGCCACCACTCCTTGGAACGAAGTAAATTCTCCATCAGCATACTCCAGTGATCataatcatcatcaaactTGGGGATACTCAACAAGTTCTATCCTTCATTCGACATTTCTtctcactctagttttcactCTCAAGTTCACTCCTGTTTTCACCCTTGAAATCAGATCTCTTGGTGAGGCTCTAATACCAATTGTAGAAGCTAGAACTTACACAATAAAATGCAAACACAGTATTTGCTAAGAGCAAAAGGATTTCACTTAGATTAAAAGGAATACTTGGCTTAAATAGCCTTTTACAATTTAAAGGAGACGTTAGGTTTTCACCTACTAAGAGTCTAACAAAACATAATCAAAGATATTATTCAGACCTGAATAATAGGtctttttattaactaaacagaaagaaaatagCAACTGTATAAAATTAGTTCAAAGTTAACTAATTTTACGGAAGAATAAGTCCATCAAATAGGGCCATTTCCTGCTATAACTATAGATATTTTTACCTAAACTACAACCAAGAAGTGCGTAAGAGAAGCCAGGAAATTCGTGCTTCTGTTTAGAACAGGGTATGCAAAAGGATTTATACGGATAATGCATATAAGAATATGAATCTTAAGATCCTCGCTCTGCAGCCTTGTCCTAGCCAGTAATGTTTCCTCCACTCATTTGCATGATTAGTCAATCATTGCAGGGCACCCCTTTGAAACGTGAAAGTTTGAGATATTTGTTTGTTTCCTCTTTTGTATAATAATGagctaattttttcttttctttttaatgaatACGGCCGAACAGATTGATGAGCATATGCTAATATCTATTCCCCCTTCGCAAACTCGTATGGTATTTTGCACTTAGGAACCTGTCCTGATTTGTTATCTCGGAAAATCAAGCTTTGAATTGTTATCCAGCTTCTGCTTCTTAGCGTAGTACCTACGAACATCCAACCAGCTAGAGTTGTCCGTATCAAATCCCATTTGACAGCCAAAATAAAACGTGAATTATACTGTTTTTTTGTTTCCGGACTTTCAAAAATCTTCTGTTTAAAGATTATTCTGGTGCTAAAACTTTAAGATACTTTCGCATAAAAAATCCTCCCAGTTGAGagaatttttgttattttagtcCATTTAAGCAACTCCTTACCTTTTACTATTAATTCATTTAGTTCAGGGAACAACCCCACTGGAATTGTTACCGATGAATGAGGTCGGAAAATGAAGACCTGTGACATGGGACTTATTTATTTCCAGTCAGAGAGAAGGTCAAAAGGAATAAGAGGAACAGAACAGTCAGAATGAAGTACTTAACTATAGCAATAACAAATTTGAGTTACAAAGGTGTCAAGGTCAACTTGGCAAATATCGCAATCACTTCTCAACTTATTCACAAGTAGGTAAATTATGTGGATGGAACAGGTATTGCATGTCCAGTAGCTTTGAAATTAACATAACATCAGCAACGTTGATCTTATTAACTATGCTGTCTCAAGTTTGAAAGGAAATTTTACATACAAAGGCGTGCTAGCAAAACCATAATGCTCTTGTGGATTAGAAATGTAAAGGATGGCAGCATCAGATCTGTCCCAAAATGACCTCACCACCAGAAACCTTGAAGTCAGATGGAGCTTCTTCCACATTAAGGACCTTAACCTTTCCATTTTCCACATAGGCAGACCATCTACAAAAGTCAAACAAAATGGGAATTTATAATCAGAAGATTTATCATTTTGCTCTCAGATGGTTGGTATATAAGCTCGACGTTTGCGCTTTAAACtaagaag from Ricinus communis isolate WT05 ecotype wild-type chromosome 9, ASM1957865v1, whole genome shotgun sequence harbors:
- the LOC125368597 gene encoding glucose and ribitol dehydrogenase homolog 2-like; the encoded protein is MTLSTTEAEYIAAASCACQYIWLMRLLEKLGHKGEEGSLMYCNNSSTIQLSKHSVFHDKSKHIDVKFHFLRDLVNGGTVKLRHCNTENQIADIMTKPLKKEQFIKLREMMASTLLSNKQHFPPETQNQLPGKQYIVHPLPKSINPDYKPSNKLQGKIALATGGDSGIGRAVCYYFTIEGATVAFTYVKGIEDKDKDDTLQFLDKAKAADAKDPIAIATDVQFEANCKKVVDQVVSEFGKIDILVNNAGEQHSAKGAVVTFTRSLGLQLINKGIRVNAVAPGPVWTPLQPASLPAERVATLGNEVPILRAAQPYEIAPSYVFLAANECSSYITVQVVDPNGGLNVSG